One Leptolyngbya iicbica LK genomic window carries:
- a CDS encoding SpoIID/LytB domain-containing protein: MAYLKASADAVVPIWWTAFCQLLPKGGLTVFAWLLCCLPALALEMRIAIQEGASQVVVGTSNTGTIRNQQGQHIAQVPEGRSLTVAAQGAQVKAADSVGSSFWVEPGANGYVFIGDRWYRGRVLVMSNGSGVTAINYVDLEQYLYSVVGSEMPASWPLEALKAQAVAARSFALHRRNQSRSPYYDVGSTTAYQVYGGLADETQSTQAAVEGTRSQVLTYGGQVIEAVFHSSSGGHTENVEDIWSQPLPYLRGVQDFDAGAPVFEWVRTFSSDEFSRLMPDVGRLISALPQRTTPQGRVREILVEGDRGARTFTGNDFRNALGLRSTLFSISVAGGQVQVRGRGFGHGIGMSQWGAHNMAQQGYTYQQILGHYYQGAQLALIEAH, translated from the coding sequence ATGGCGTATCTCAAAGCCTCCGCTGATGCCGTTGTTCCAATTTGGTGGACAGCTTTCTGTCAGTTGCTCCCAAAGGGCGGTTTGACGGTTTTTGCTTGGTTGCTTTGCTGCTTGCCAGCCCTAGCGTTAGAAATGCGCATCGCGATTCAGGAGGGGGCGAGCCAAGTGGTGGTCGGCACTTCTAATACGGGGACGATTCGCAACCAGCAGGGACAGCACATTGCTCAGGTGCCAGAGGGGCGATCGCTCACTGTGGCGGCGCAAGGGGCCCAGGTCAAGGCAGCGGACTCGGTGGGCTCTTCGTTTTGGGTCGAGCCGGGGGCGAATGGCTATGTGTTTATTGGTGATCGCTGGTATCGCGGTCGGGTACTGGTGATGTCAAACGGTAGTGGGGTCACTGCCATTAACTATGTCGATTTAGAGCAGTATCTTTACAGCGTGGTGGGTAGCGAGATGCCGGCTAGTTGGCCGCTGGAAGCGTTGAAGGCGCAGGCTGTAGCCGCTCGCTCTTTCGCACTTCACCGACGCAATCAGTCACGCAGTCCTTACTATGATGTCGGCAGCACAACAGCGTATCAGGTCTATGGCGGCTTGGCCGACGAAACCCAGAGCACCCAAGCTGCGGTGGAAGGTACTCGCAGCCAGGTATTGACCTATGGGGGACAGGTAATTGAGGCGGTGTTTCATTCCTCATCAGGGGGACATACGGAAAATGTGGAAGACATCTGGAGTCAACCGCTCCCTTATCTGCGCGGCGTACAAGATTTTGATGCTGGAGCCCCCGTTTTTGAATGGGTACGAACGTTTTCTAGCGATGAGTTCAGTCGCTTGATGCCGGATGTGGGTCGGCTCATTAGTGCCCTGCCTCAACGCACGACCCCCCAGGGGCGGGTACGCGAAATTTTGGTGGAAGGAGATCGCGGGGCGCGCACCTTCACAGGCAACGATTTTCGCAATGCGCTAGGACTCCGCAGCACGTTGTTTTCGATCTCGGTTGCTGGGGGACAGGTGCAAGTCAGGGGCCGGGGCTTTGGGCACGGCATTGGCATGAGCCAGTGGGGCGCTCACAATATGGCGCAGCAGGGCTATACCTATCAGCAAATTTTGGGCCACTACTATCAGGGAGCGCAACTCGCCCTCATCGAAGCCCACTGA